Proteins encoded in a region of the Caballeronia sp. M1242 genome:
- a CDS encoding DUF1932 domain-containing protein — MTRLTIALLGAGSMGSAVGRALSASGARVLTTLEGRSAASAARANDAGMEDASLAELAACDFILSIVPPAVAVQSAERLAPALAQADRKAVYVDCNAISPETAATIARTVDATGAPFVDAAIIGPPSAPKFYLSGPHAARAAVLGEAGLNVRVLDGPVGAASALKMSYAGITKGLTALGSAMSLAALRNGAGQALFDELRESQPELAAWLAGNVPRMPPKAYRWVAEMEEIAAFIGDAYPEHRIYDGAAGLYARLANDKAATDALIDFFGKRGE; from the coding sequence GCATGGGATCGGCGGTCGGCCGGGCGCTGTCTGCCTCCGGCGCGCGCGTGCTCACGACGCTCGAAGGCCGCAGCGCCGCGAGCGCCGCTCGTGCAAACGACGCGGGCATGGAGGACGCGAGCCTCGCCGAACTGGCCGCGTGCGATTTCATTCTTTCTATCGTGCCGCCGGCCGTCGCCGTGCAATCTGCCGAACGGCTCGCGCCCGCGCTCGCGCAGGCGGACCGAAAAGCCGTGTACGTCGATTGCAACGCCATCAGCCCCGAAACCGCCGCGACCATCGCCCGAACGGTCGATGCCACCGGCGCGCCGTTCGTTGATGCCGCCATCATCGGGCCGCCGTCTGCGCCGAAGTTCTACTTGTCCGGACCGCACGCCGCGCGCGCAGCCGTGCTCGGCGAAGCGGGCCTGAACGTGCGCGTGCTCGACGGCCCGGTCGGCGCGGCGTCGGCGCTCAAGATGTCGTATGCGGGCATCACGAAAGGGCTGACGGCGCTTGGCTCGGCCATGTCGCTTGCCGCTCTGCGCAACGGCGCGGGACAGGCGCTCTTCGACGAACTCCGCGAGAGCCAGCCCGAGCTTGCCGCATGGCTTGCCGGGAACGTGCCGCGCATGCCGCCGAAAGCGTATCGCTGGGTCGCGGAGATGGAAGAGATCGCCGCGTTCATCGGCGATGCGTACCCGGAGCATCGCATCTACGACGGCGCGGCGGGCCTTTACGCGCGGCTCGCGAACGACAAGGCTGCGACCGACGCGCTCATCGACTTCTTCGGCAAGCGCGGAGAGTGA
- a CDS encoding NAD-dependent succinate-semialdehyde dehydrogenase — translation MTAGTYQNTRLYINGEWCDAQGGATLDVVNPATGEKIGTVARAGIPDLDRAVAAAQAGFATWRKMSALERASLMRKAAALVRERADSIARLMTMEQGKPLAEARIEVNSAADIIEWFADEGRRVYGRIVPPRNVNAQQTVVKEPVGPVAAFTPWNFPVNQVVRKLSAALTTGCSFIVKAPEETPASPAELIRAFADAGVPNGVLGLVFGDPPEISKYLIAHPVIRKVTFTGSTAVGKQLAALAGQHMKRATMELGGHAPVIVAEDADVELAVKASGAAKFRNAGQVCISPTRFLVHNSLRDDFAKALVKHAESLSVGDGLAEGTTLGPLANARRITAMASVVENARQAGAKIATGGERIGSAGNFFAPTVLTDVPLEADVFNNEPFGPVAAIRGFDSLEDAIAEANRLPYGLAGYAFTRSFKNVHLLTNQLEVGMLWINQPATPWPEMPFGGVKDSGYGSEGGPEALEPYLVSKSVTVMAV, via the coding sequence ATGACTGCAGGTACGTATCAGAACACGCGTCTTTATATCAACGGCGAATGGTGCGACGCGCAGGGCGGCGCCACGCTCGACGTGGTGAACCCGGCCACCGGCGAGAAAATCGGCACCGTCGCGCGCGCCGGCATTCCGGATCTTGATCGCGCCGTGGCCGCCGCGCAAGCGGGCTTCGCGACGTGGCGCAAGATGAGCGCGCTCGAACGCGCCTCGCTGATGCGCAAGGCCGCCGCGCTCGTGCGCGAACGCGCCGACAGCATCGCGCGCCTGATGACGATGGAGCAGGGCAAGCCGCTTGCCGAAGCGCGCATCGAAGTGAATTCGGCGGCGGATATCATCGAATGGTTCGCGGACGAAGGGCGCCGCGTCTACGGCCGGATCGTGCCGCCGCGCAACGTCAACGCGCAGCAGACGGTCGTGAAGGAGCCGGTCGGCCCGGTCGCCGCGTTCACGCCGTGGAACTTCCCGGTCAATCAGGTGGTGCGCAAGCTCTCGGCCGCGCTCACGACGGGCTGCTCGTTCATCGTGAAGGCGCCGGAAGAAACGCCGGCATCGCCTGCCGAACTCATCCGCGCGTTCGCCGACGCGGGCGTGCCCAACGGCGTGCTCGGACTCGTGTTCGGCGATCCGCCCGAAATCTCGAAGTACCTGATCGCGCATCCGGTCATCCGCAAGGTGACGTTCACCGGCTCGACGGCCGTCGGCAAGCAACTCGCGGCGCTCGCCGGCCAGCACATGAAGCGCGCGACGATGGAACTCGGCGGCCACGCGCCCGTGATCGTCGCGGAAGACGCGGACGTCGAGCTTGCCGTGAAGGCGTCGGGCGCGGCCAAGTTCCGCAACGCGGGTCAGGTCTGCATCTCGCCGACGCGCTTTCTGGTTCACAACAGCCTGCGCGACGACTTCGCGAAGGCGCTCGTCAAGCACGCGGAGAGCCTCTCGGTCGGCGACGGCCTCGCCGAAGGCACGACGCTCGGGCCGCTCGCCAACGCGCGGCGCATCACCGCCATGGCGAGCGTCGTCGAGAACGCGCGTCAGGCGGGCGCGAAGATCGCGACGGGCGGCGAGCGCATCGGCTCGGCGGGCAACTTCTTCGCGCCGACTGTGCTGACCGACGTGCCGCTCGAGGCCGACGTGTTCAACAACGAGCCGTTCGGCCCGGTCGCGGCCATTCGCGGCTTCGATTCGCTGGAGGACGCCATCGCCGAGGCGAACCGGCTGCCGTACGGTCTTGCCGGCTACGCGTTCACGCGCTCGTTCAAGAACGTGCACTTGCTCACGAACCAGCTGGAAGTGGGCATGCTGTGGATCAACCAGCCCGCGACGCCGTGGCCGGAAATGCCGTTCGGCGGCGTGAAGGATTCGGGCTACGGCTCGGAAGGCGGACCCGAGGCGCTGGAGCCGTATCTCGTGTCGAAGTCGGTGACGGTGATGGCGGTCTGA
- a CDS encoding phosphatidate cytidylyltransferase, whose translation MPTSFWNLVAGVVGALTFATLIGAVLGARAKGTSATIVNLNQRIRAWWGMIAVMVVAIGLGDKATFVVFALLSYLALREFITLTPTTASDHTTLFVAFFVAVPVQYVLLGIDWYGMYSIFVPVHLFFAMSLVSALTQDTREFLSRNARINWALMVCVYGLSHAPALLTLDIPGYRGQNALLLFFFLLVVQISDVLQYVVGKLFGRRKIAPVLSPSKTVEGFVGGGLLATLCGAALYRVTPFGFGAAFLMSLAIVLAGFVGGLVLSAVKRSLGAKDWGVMIAGHGGMLDRVDSVCFAAPVFFHLVRYFYV comes from the coding sequence ATGCCGACTTCATTCTGGAATCTGGTCGCGGGTGTCGTGGGCGCGCTGACCTTCGCGACGCTGATCGGCGCAGTGCTCGGCGCGCGCGCAAAGGGCACAAGCGCGACCATCGTCAATCTGAACCAGCGCATCCGTGCCTGGTGGGGCATGATCGCGGTGATGGTCGTCGCCATCGGTCTCGGCGACAAGGCGACGTTCGTCGTCTTCGCGCTGCTTTCGTATCTCGCGCTGCGCGAATTCATCACGCTCACGCCGACCACCGCGAGCGATCACACCACGCTTTTCGTCGCGTTCTTCGTCGCGGTGCCGGTGCAATACGTGCTGCTCGGCATCGACTGGTACGGCATGTATTCGATCTTCGTGCCGGTGCATCTTTTCTTCGCGATGTCGCTCGTCTCCGCGCTCACGCAGGACACGCGCGAGTTTCTGAGCCGCAACGCGCGCATCAACTGGGCGCTGATGGTGTGCGTGTACGGGCTGAGTCACGCGCCCGCGCTGCTGACGCTCGATATTCCCGGTTATCGCGGGCAGAACGCGCTGCTGCTGTTCTTCTTCCTGCTCGTCGTGCAGATCAGCGATGTGTTGCAGTATGTCGTCGGCAAGCTCTTCGGGCGGCGCAAGATCGCGCCGGTGCTGTCGCCTTCGAAGACCGTGGAAGGTTTCGTCGGCGGCGGATTGCTCGCGACCCTGTGCGGCGCGGCGCTGTATCGGGTGACGCCGTTCGGATTCGGCGCGGCGTTTCTCATGTCGCTCGCGATCGTGCTCGCGGGCTTCGTCGGCGGGCTCGTGCTGTCGGCGGTCAAACGCTCGCTCGGCGCGAAAGACTGGGGCGTGATGATCGCGGGGCACGGCGGCATGCTGGATCGCGTGGATTCCGTCTGCTTCGCGGCGCCGGTGTTCTTTCACCTCGTCCGATATTTCTACGTTTGA
- a CDS encoding lysophospholipid acyltransferase family protein, with protein MKLMHVWQRDLLLALVRLIAGAYPVWHCAAPTATQKLYFSNHTSHIDTLAILAALPRELRDAVRPVAARDYWATGRIKRHIARNLLNAVLIDRRRETEGDPLDPVRDALAQGHSIIIFPEGTRGADALPQAFKSGLFHLASEFPDVALTPVYLENLQRIMPKGAIWPIPLICKVHVGASETLRDGEEKAPFLARMRDAVSALAQSAHRN; from the coding sequence ATGAAACTTATGCATGTCTGGCAGCGCGACCTGCTGCTCGCGCTCGTGCGGCTCATTGCGGGCGCGTATCCGGTATGGCATTGCGCCGCGCCGACCGCCACGCAGAAGCTCTATTTCTCGAATCACACGAGCCATATCGACACCCTCGCGATCCTCGCCGCACTGCCACGCGAATTGCGCGATGCCGTGCGGCCTGTCGCCGCGCGCGATTACTGGGCCACCGGGCGCATCAAGCGACATATCGCGCGCAATTTGCTCAACGCGGTATTGATCGACCGCCGCCGCGAGACGGAAGGCGATCCGCTCGATCCGGTGCGCGATGCGCTCGCGCAAGGCCACTCGATCATCATCTTCCCCGAAGGCACGCGCGGCGCCGATGCGCTGCCGCAAGCGTTCAAAAGCGGGCTCTTTCATCTGGCGAGCGAGTTTCCGGACGTGGCGCTGACGCCCGTGTATCTGGAGAACCTTCAGCGAATCATGCCGAAAGGCGCTATCTGGCCAATTCCGCTCATCTGCAAGGTGCACGTCGGCGCGAGCGAAACACTGCGCGACGGCGAAGAGAAAGCGCCGTTTCTCGCCCGAATGCGCGACGCCGTGAGCGCGCTCGCTCAATCAGCACATCGAAATTAA
- a CDS encoding CDP-alcohol phosphatidyltransferase family protein, whose protein sequence is MSLYALKPRFQNLLRPLTDWLYRHGVTANQVTLTAAGGSIAVGAIAAFGSPRRSLFLLIPLWLFIRMALNAIDGMLAREHGQKSALGAYLNELGDVVSDVALTLPFLAVQAFCAADVWLFALLAVIVECAGLAGPLAGASRRYDGPFGKSDRAFVLGAFALWIGAGGTIGAAGVGLWRVLIVLSLVTAIRRVRAGVAEANRASITSDVS, encoded by the coding sequence ATGAGCCTCTACGCACTCAAACCCCGCTTCCAGAATCTCTTGCGTCCGCTGACCGACTGGCTGTATCGCCACGGCGTGACCGCTAATCAGGTGACGTTGACCGCGGCGGGCGGATCCATCGCGGTAGGCGCAATTGCGGCGTTCGGCTCGCCGCGCCGTTCGCTGTTCCTGCTGATTCCGCTTTGGCTTTTCATCCGCATGGCGCTCAATGCCATCGACGGCATGCTGGCGCGCGAGCACGGCCAGAAGAGCGCGCTCGGCGCGTACCTGAACGAATTGGGCGATGTGGTCTCCGACGTCGCGCTCACGCTGCCGTTTCTCGCGGTGCAGGCGTTTTGCGCGGCCGATGTCTGGCTCTTCGCGCTCCTGGCGGTGATCGTGGAATGCGCGGGACTCGCCGGGCCGCTCGCAGGCGCAAGCCGGCGTTACGACGGACCGTTCGGCAAGAGCGACCGCGCCTTCGTACTGGGCGCGTTTGCGCTGTGGATCGGCGCGGGTGGCACGATCGGCGCGGCCGGCGTGGGACTGTGGCGCGTGTTGATCGTCTTGTCGCTCGTGACGGCGATTCGGCGAGTGCGTGCGGGCGTCGCGGAGGCGAACCGCGCAAGCATCACAAGCGACGTCAGTTGA
- a CDS encoding glycosyltransferase family 2 protein: MPIPKVSILLPMYDVEGCIAECVRSILAQTRTDFEIIAVDDCSPDRSGEVARALLEAQDVIPWKLVRNEKNVGIAETRRIAVSHASGEYVLCVDSDDFVAPNVVEVACREADQHGADVVIFAAKCIDPQGREVYRVKTGNETITGLQAVGRIMDLSLQAYCWNKLFRRELFASVEHPAGLIYEDILVCVQALSRARVVRLIPDELYYYVKRGNGLSVRFNPRIVDLFEIMDRVERDTRGLPIDNGSQLFFRLKYVYAYRNIAFEAARLAPDYATAAPILDSVASKLRFTHVGKIYADKRPKLSVAMCLLKIHPRIFYRFVRSFN; encoded by the coding sequence ATGCCTATACCGAAAGTCAGCATTCTTCTGCCGATGTACGACGTGGAAGGATGCATCGCGGAATGCGTCCGCTCGATTCTCGCGCAGACGCGCACCGACTTCGAGATCATCGCAGTCGACGATTGCAGTCCCGACCGCTCCGGCGAAGTCGCGCGCGCGCTGCTCGAAGCGCAGGACGTCATTCCGTGGAAGCTCGTGCGCAATGAGAAGAACGTTGGCATTGCCGAGACGCGGCGCATCGCGGTGAGTCACGCGAGCGGCGAGTACGTGCTGTGCGTGGACAGCGACGATTTCGTCGCGCCGAACGTGGTGGAAGTGGCGTGCCGCGAAGCCGACCAGCACGGCGCGGACGTGGTGATCTTCGCGGCGAAGTGCATCGACCCGCAGGGACGCGAGGTCTATCGCGTCAAGACCGGCAACGAGACCATCACCGGACTTCAGGCGGTGGGCCGCATCATGGACCTGAGCTTGCAGGCGTACTGCTGGAACAAGCTCTTCAGGCGCGAACTGTTCGCCTCGGTCGAGCATCCGGCGGGGCTCATCTACGAAGACATTCTCGTCTGCGTGCAGGCGCTTTCGCGCGCGCGCGTGGTGCGGCTGATTCCCGACGAACTGTACTACTACGTGAAGCGCGGCAACGGGCTTTCGGTGCGCTTCAACCCGCGTATCGTGGACCTGTTCGAAATCATGGACCGCGTGGAGCGCGACACGCGCGGGCTGCCCATCGACAATGGCAGCCAGCTCTTCTTCCGGCTCAAGTATGTGTACGCGTACCGGAACATCGCGTTCGAAGCCGCGCGCCTCGCGCCCGATTACGCGACGGCAGCGCCGATACTCGACAGCGTGGCGAGCAAGCTGCGCTTCACGCACGTCGGCAAGATCTACGCGGACAAGCGGCCCAAGTTATCCGTCGCCATGTGTCTTTTGAAGATCCATCCGCGCATCTTCTATCGCTTCGTGCGGAGCTTCAACTGA
- a CDS encoding YhcG family protein, with the protein MNDVMLPEDDYDATLGDVLALLEQGRQAAARSINALMTATYWRIGHRIVEFEQGGAGRAAYGQALLQRLSADLTKRFGRGFGVDNLELMRLFYQSYASAGISESPIRNSAASASAGKSEPAIRISTLAQLAERFPLSWTHYVHLMRRTRSDDERRFYEAEALRGGWSVRQLDRQIGSQFYSRTLMSRDKRAMLEKGAIAESRDIVTPEEAIKDPYVLEFLDLKDEYSESQLEDALIHRLEDFLLELGGDFTFVGRQRRLRIGDSWYRVDLLFFHRRLRCLVIIDLKLTELNHADVGQMHMYCNYAKEHWMLPGENPPVGLILCARTNAAVAKYALDGLPNKVLAAEYHMMLPDEAVLAEELARVRRELEARRLADGGEA; encoded by the coding sequence ATGAACGACGTGATGCTGCCCGAGGACGACTACGACGCGACGCTCGGCGACGTGCTGGCGTTGCTCGAACAGGGGCGTCAGGCGGCGGCGCGCAGCATCAACGCGCTGATGACGGCGACGTACTGGCGCATCGGGCACCGGATCGTCGAATTCGAGCAGGGCGGCGCGGGCCGCGCGGCGTACGGTCAGGCGTTGTTGCAGCGGCTCTCGGCCGATCTGACGAAGCGCTTCGGGCGCGGCTTCGGCGTCGACAATCTGGAGCTGATGCGCCTCTTCTACCAGTCGTACGCGAGCGCCGGGATTTCCGAATCGCCGATTCGGAATTCGGCGGCGTCCGCGTCCGCGGGAAAATCCGAACCGGCGATTCGGATTTCGACGCTCGCGCAATTAGCCGAGCGGTTCCCGCTTTCATGGACGCATTACGTCCACCTCATGCGGCGCACCCGTTCCGACGACGAACGGCGTTTCTACGAAGCCGAAGCGCTGCGCGGCGGCTGGAGCGTGCGGCAACTGGACAGGCAGATCGGCAGCCAGTTCTATTCGCGCACGCTGATGTCGCGCGACAAGCGGGCGATGCTGGAGAAGGGCGCCATTGCCGAGAGCCGCGACATCGTCACGCCCGAAGAAGCCATCAAGGACCCGTACGTGCTCGAATTTCTCGACCTGAAGGACGAGTACTCGGAGAGCCAGCTCGAGGACGCCCTGATTCATCGGCTCGAGGACTTCCTGCTGGAACTGGGCGGCGACTTCACGTTCGTCGGGCGGCAGCGGCGCCTGCGCATCGGCGACAGCTGGTATCGCGTGGATCTGCTGTTCTTTCACCGGCGGCTGCGGTGTCTCGTCATCATCGACTTGAAGCTGACGGAGCTCAATCACGCCGATGTCGGGCAGATGCACATGTACTGCAACTACGCGAAAGAGCACTGGATGCTGCCGGGCGAGAACCCGCCGGTGGGGCTGATTCTATGCGCACGGACCAATGCGGCGGTCGCGAAATACGCGCTCGACGGCCTGCCGAACAAGGTGCTCGCCGCCGAATACCACATGATGCTGCCGGACGAGGCGGTGCTCGCCGAAGAACTGGCGCGCGTGCGAAGAGAATTGGAGGCCCGGCGGCTCGCGGACGGCGGCGAAGCGTAG
- a CDS encoding response regulator — protein sequence MEHRVLIVAPFGRDAEVIVDVLKTEGRECFVCADSRVLVTELDRGAAVAIITEESLLDDSAMALAAWIEQQPAWSDFPIVLLSGRLPGRRSAKSIEMLERLGNVLVLERPLNSETLRRAVASSLRARARQYDARRHLAESEQHLIDRVKAQEALQRLNESLESRIAERTHELASANNRLMREIHERAKVQAVLVQSQKMEALGQLTGGIAHDFNNLLNVIMANAELLARISKDERVLKMAATTKRATERGAKLTAQLLTFSRTSNLDLKAVNVAALLHGIRDIISISLGSTIALSITTASDDLWTQADANQLELAILNLAINARDAMPNGGRLAIHAEERPSVDEALAPGRYIVISVTDSGSGIEPGVLSRVFDPFFTTKPVGKGTGLGLSQVYGIARQAGGVARIESEVGKGTTVQIWLPFGARDPSEGALDADPRDDTATPCRILVIEDDEDVRTMIVDCLEALGYHVTQAEDGPSGLARLDADNPDVMMVDYAMPGMNGIQVLASARESRPDLPVILATGYADVDVTTITDRRFTALRKPFQLEDLARAVRLALKSAEKT from the coding sequence ATGGAACATCGCGTACTGATCGTTGCGCCTTTCGGCCGCGACGCCGAGGTCATCGTCGATGTCCTCAAGACGGAGGGCCGCGAGTGCTTCGTTTGCGCCGACTCGCGCGTGCTCGTGACCGAACTGGACCGGGGCGCGGCCGTCGCCATCATCACCGAAGAATCGCTGCTGGACGACAGCGCGATGGCCCTTGCCGCATGGATCGAACAGCAGCCCGCATGGTCGGATTTCCCGATCGTGCTGCTCTCCGGGCGGCTGCCGGGCAGGCGCTCCGCCAAGAGCATCGAGATGCTGGAGCGGCTCGGCAACGTGCTGGTGCTCGAACGGCCGCTCAACTCCGAAACCTTGCGCCGCGCCGTGGCGTCGTCGTTGCGGGCGCGCGCCCGGCAATACGATGCGCGCAGGCACCTCGCCGAGTCGGAGCAGCATCTCATCGACCGCGTCAAGGCGCAGGAAGCGCTCCAACGGCTCAACGAATCGCTCGAAAGCCGCATCGCGGAACGCACGCACGAGCTCGCGTCGGCCAACAACCGTCTGATGCGCGAGATTCACGAACGCGCCAAGGTGCAGGCCGTGCTCGTGCAGTCGCAGAAGATGGAAGCGCTCGGGCAGCTGACCGGCGGCATCGCGCACGACTTCAACAACCTGCTGAACGTGATCATGGCCAACGCGGAACTGCTCGCGCGCATCAGCAAGGACGAGCGCGTGCTCAAGATGGCCGCGACCACTAAGCGTGCGACCGAGCGGGGCGCGAAGCTGACCGCGCAATTGCTGACGTTTTCGCGCACGAGCAATCTGGATTTGAAAGCGGTGAACGTGGCCGCGCTGTTGCACGGCATCCGCGACATCATTTCGATCTCGCTCGGCTCGACCATCGCGCTGTCGATCACGACTGCGTCCGACGATCTCTGGACGCAAGCCGACGCGAACCAGCTCGAACTCGCGATACTCAATCTCGCGATCAACGCCCGCGACGCGATGCCGAACGGCGGCCGCCTGGCGATTCACGCCGAAGAACGGCCGAGCGTCGACGAAGCGCTCGCGCCGGGCCGTTACATCGTCATCAGCGTGACCGATTCGGGCTCGGGCATCGAGCCGGGCGTGCTCTCGCGCGTATTCGATCCCTTCTTCACGACCAAGCCGGTCGGCAAGGGAACCGGCCTGGGTCTCAGTCAGGTGTACGGCATTGCGCGGCAAGCGGGCGGCGTCGCGCGCATCGAAAGCGAAGTGGGCAAGGGCACCACCGTGCAGATCTGGCTGCCGTTCGGCGCGCGGGATCCGTCCGAAGGAGCGTTAGACGCGGACCCGCGCGACGATACGGCGACGCCGTGCCGCATCCTCGTCATCGAGGACGACGAGGACGTGCGCACGATGATCGTCGATTGTCTCGAAGCGCTCGGTTATCACGTCACGCAGGCGGAGGACGGGCCGAGCGGCCTCGCGCGTCTCGATGCCGACAACCCGGACGTGATGATGGTCGATTACGCGATGCCGGGCATGAACGGCATACAGGTGCTCGCGAGCGCCCGCGAATCGCGCCCCGACCTGCCGGTGATCCTCGCGACCGGCTACGCGGACGTCGATGTCACGACCATCACCGACCGGCGCTTCACCGCGCTTCGCAAGCCGTTCCAGCTCGAAGACCTTGCGCGCGCCGTGCGTCTCGCGCTGAAAAGCGCCGAGAAGACCTGA
- a CDS encoding ATPase domain-containing protein, whose translation MPDNISAPQRGRIQSGIEGIDDILGGGLTPHRMYLVEGAPGAGKTTLALQFLLKGAEVGEPGLYITLSETRDELVAVAESHGWDTSRFTIIELLSDEGLDPAYEQTVLHPAEVELGETVRDVIAKVDELKPARLVFDSLSELRMLSQNSLRYRRQILALKRYFATRACTVMLLDDHTSETGDLQLHSIAHGVISLDNLVHDYGGERRRIRIAKMRGIRFREGFHDMTLKTGGIEVYPRLVAAEHHADFASDSLSTGTRELDALMGGGLVPGTNTLIVGPSGVGKTTTVASCLLAALNRGQPCVYYLFDETLMTLVRRSTSLGIDLRPHLDSGLLTLRQIDPAEISPGEFTSDVRKSVEQDGARFVAIDSLNAYLQAMPGERYLLLQMHELLTYLNQRGVITMLVLGQHGIIGEIQSDIDISYLSDVVLLFRYFERQGEVLTAVTAVKSRANGHERSIRQFRLGSKGLNVGEALRDFEGVLSGLPTYRGDTAMLASSEGEPASPRE comes from the coding sequence ATGCCAGACAACATCTCCGCGCCACAACGGGGGCGCATTCAATCCGGGATCGAAGGAATCGACGATATCCTGGGCGGCGGGCTCACGCCGCACCGCATGTATCTGGTCGAAGGCGCGCCCGGCGCAGGTAAAACCACCCTCGCCTTGCAGTTTTTACTCAAAGGCGCCGAGGTCGGCGAGCCGGGGCTGTACATCACACTGTCCGAAACGCGGGACGAACTCGTCGCCGTCGCCGAAAGCCACGGCTGGGACACAAGCCGCTTCACCATCATCGAACTATTGTCGGACGAAGGGCTCGATCCCGCTTACGAGCAGACCGTGCTGCATCCCGCCGAAGTCGAACTCGGCGAGACCGTGCGCGACGTGATCGCCAAAGTCGATGAACTGAAGCCCGCCCGCCTCGTCTTCGACAGCCTCTCCGAACTGCGTATGTTGTCGCAGAATTCGCTGCGCTATCGCCGCCAGATTCTCGCGCTCAAGCGCTATTTCGCCACGCGCGCCTGCACCGTCATGCTGCTCGACGACCACACGTCCGAAACCGGCGACTTGCAGCTGCACAGCATCGCGCACGGCGTCATCAGCCTCGACAACCTCGTGCACGACTACGGCGGCGAGCGCCGGCGCATACGCATCGCGAAAATGCGCGGCATCCGGTTCCGCGAAGGCTTTCACGACATGACGCTGAAGACGGGCGGCATCGAGGTGTATCCGCGGCTCGTCGCGGCGGAGCATCACGCGGACTTCGCTTCGGATTCGCTCAGCACCGGAACGCGTGAGCTGGATGCGCTCATGGGCGGCGGCCTCGTGCCGGGCACCAACACGCTGATCGTCGGTCCGTCGGGCGTCGGCAAGACGACGACGGTCGCCTCGTGTCTGCTCGCCGCGCTCAATCGCGGTCAGCCGTGCGTCTACTATCTCTTCGACGAGACGCTGATGACGCTCGTGCGCCGCTCGACGAGCCTCGGCATCGACCTCAGACCGCATCTCGACAGCGGCCTCTTGACGCTGCGCCAGATCGATCCCGCCGAGATCTCGCCCGGCGAATTCACGAGCGACGTGCGCAAGAGCGTGGAGCAGGACGGCGCGCGCTTCGTCGCCATCGACAGCCTGAACGCGTATCTGCAGGCCATGCCCGGCGAGCGCTATCTGCTGCTTCAGATGCACGAGCTGCTCACGTATTTGAACCAGCGCGGCGTCATCACCATGCTCGTGCTGGGCCAGCACGGGATCATCGGCGAGATACAGAGCGATATCGATATCAGCTATCTCAGCGACGTCGTGCTGCTCTTTCGCTATTTCGAACGCCAGGGCGAAGTGCTCACCGCCGTGACCGCCGTCAAGAGCCGCGCCAACGGCCACGAACGCTCGATCCGTCAGTTCCGGCTCGGCAGCAAGGGCTTGAACGTCGGCGAGGCGCTGCGCGATTTCGAAGGCGTGTTGAGCGGCCTGCCGACTTACCGGGGCGATACCGCCATGCTCGCCTCATCGGAGGGCGAGCCGGCCTCGCCACGGGAATAA